TATGTGCTTTTTTATGTGTAACTGGATCATTTATATATTCATCACTAGTTTTAAACTACATCAGATCTGTCATTTCTATTACCTGACTGGGAAGACCTCCAGAGTTTCTGTGCCACGTCAGTTGCAAAATTAAGGAGTGCAATGTACTTAATATACAATATTATTTAGATGGGGTGCCGGCCCAACCATAGCTGGCTGCCGGCATATAAACATATGCTGGGGATCCAAGGAAGAGAGGGTTGCAAGTGGTGAATATGATCAAAGTGCTGTTGGTCAGTGAAATCTTTTAAGAGATAATAGTACCCATACAGTTTCACATACAGTTGTCACATGTATGTGAAACTGTATGAACTTTAGGGCAGGAGCTGATTTAGAAGAAAGAGCTTTTTATGCAACTATTAACGCAATATTGTTTTAGTTGTATTTTTTCAGTACATTTCTCAAGAGGAGcgtgaaataaaatataatccTGTGAGTagaaaaagttaaaagactgCTTTCCTCTAATCTCAACTATACCTCAACACCTTTCAGCAGAGGGAGGATACCAGTCAGATAAGTTTCACTTTACTGGAAACCAGATCTATTTCTGGGAAACAAAACCGAAAGTGACATCTGATAGAATACAAGCAGACGCCTGCAATAGGCTGTTGTACTGCCAGGGAAGTGCAGAGCCTTATTGTCAGGACAAATACTTAACCTATAAGAGGAGATTGGATATCCGGGAGATAAAAACCCCTGGATATAAGAATAGattctatttcttttctttatttttaccaTGGATGAATATCTCCTACAAAGGTAGGCCACAGTTTCTTTGTCAGTATACTGCCTGTCCTTTAAGGCTCCTTTACTTGGCTGATTACAGTATTTTTGCTTTAGTGTATTGCAGGGGTCGGCAACCCGCGGCTCCGGAGCCGCATGTGGCTCTTTCATCCCTCTGCTGCGTCTCCCCGTGGCTttgaaaactaaataatgaCTATTTAACTCTCTTAGACCTAACGGGCCCGCCGGCGGGCCGAAGTGCGCAAATGCTCTGGATTACCGTAATTCCGTCAAAGTTTGTGCTTTCGGAAAAATTCCAACGGTTTCTGAAAGCTGAGACGTCGCGCTTTACAATTTGGTGTAATTACGGTAATTTCACTCACGTCTCTCCCGGAAACCCGCGAAGCAAACTTTCTTTCCCAGGGAAATcggtggaaatgttttttttttcaaattgttccTTTCTGGATATAGTTCTGCCAGATTGTATATGTATTTCGATACAAAAAAGGtgatttcatttgtgttcatgtgttctgaaggcaatttatttcattagtaaAGGCATGAATCTATACATATTACAATTTAGGTGTAAGGGTTGTATTGAtatatagtaaaataaaatactccaaaaaatgGGACAAcagtatgtaaaaatgtaaaaaaaaaaatgctctggCAGATTTATGGTAGACCATAAAGggttaattaaaatgtgttttattttagtccTTATTTTGGTTTGCTGCCGATGGATCATTTAAGTTCGTTAAATACAAGAAGGACTAAAATAGACATTGcgcattttatttaaaagtaactGTCAACCCAGcatctttttcaaaatgtttttgttgcattcagaaatgtcatttaattttctctgtaGCAGATCATTGATTACACGAAAGCAACACACTATAGTTTGTTTATACATAAAGGTCAAAAACAATATATGCAGTGTCatcttcattttgaatgtcagaAGGGTTTTGTGACTCccggtgttttcttttctgtgggaaACGGGACCAAATGGCTCTTTGAGCAGTTTAGGTTGCCGGCCCCTGGTCTATTGTATATTGTAGTCTCATATGTTGCAGAATATGTATAACTGTGTAATTTTTATGTAATATTGATAGTTGATGGGCACATGGGTGTTACAATGTTCTTTTCTGTTACTTTCAGTGAGAAGCAGTTTGAATAATCTGAACCAAATGTGGGATAGCTGAGAGTGTACTCAACCCAATGGAGAACTCTGATAGCGAGGTAAACGGCTGGTTTTTACAACTCTAAACTGAAATAAGGGTATGAGTATGAATTGATTCATTACAAAGTGCATGTTTTTCTCAATTACCAAGGAATTCTATGATGCATCTGATTCCTTCCATGAGCAATGGTCTGAGGATGAACAGGATACTACTCCAACACCACAGTCCGACTGTTAGTATGCCAGTAACTTATCAGATTTAATGGCTAAATACATGCTGTAATGTGGAGATACTGAGGTGCACGTCTCTTTTCGTATGACAGATGTTCCTCCACCAGGAGAAGTAACAGTTCTCAGTGCTGGCCAGAAGACTGTTTCTCTGGGTTTTGTACCCACTGATTGCTCTGCTGAGTATACACTGCAGTTAGATTACTcctgtgccacacacacaggcactttGATCTTAAAGGACAGCCGCACTCTGAAGGTTGAAGGACTGACTCCTGGGACTGGGTATACTTTCAGCATCACAAGGattgcagaaaatggaaatcGAAGCAAAGCAACATCGCTCTCTGTCTGCACAGGTGaatctgaaaaacacatcattacaaaaaaattttatattttatatatgattCATATATGATATGGTTATCTGTGTCGTTCTTACCACACCTCTTGTGCTTGGCAGTCAAACAGTACTATAAAATGCAGACGCACATTGATAGAACTGATAAGACTGTTATATTGTTCCCACAGAGCCCAGCCCTCCTGTGCAGATTACAGTCTCTCACGTCAGCAGAGAGTCACTGTCTCTGTGCTGGGACCCTCCTGCTGGTGAAGTGGAGAGTTACATTGTGACTTGGTGCAGTGAAGGAGAAACTGAGCAAAAGACAATGGACGAAAACAACGTGACTCTCAGCAATCTGAGGCCAGGGTTGTGTTACACTCTCCAGGTTTCTTCACAACTTAGGAATGGAAGAATAAGTGAACCAACTGTAATATCTGCCCGCACAAGTAAGTAAACTAAAATCATAAATGTAATAACAAATTAAGAGAGAATTGTCCAAATAAAGCCACAGGCagtataaaagaaaatatataatataaaggTATCCAGAAGGAGCATCAAATATTCCAAACTTTCCAGATGCATCAACTAAAAGAGGAATAAATTAGATGAAAGCAAATGCAATCCTGTCTGCAGAGACAATTTAAAAGCTATATTAAGTGAATGTTTTGATAATAAAGCCCCTGCACACCAGCACACCAACACAAAGCTCTTCTCAGGATGATGTGGGCCAATAGAAACATCAGCCGATCATTGAGTCTGGCTGACAGCCAGACATAGTATGTAGGACCATGTACATTCAAAATAGAAATgttgaatgtctttttttctgtcagtaggacttctgaAAGAtttgggagcacagaagcttcTCATTTCGTATTTGTTTTTTAGAACTATACTCAACGTGTAATCACAAGATTTTGTCCTGGATTttttcctgtcctctgtccctctgtatcAGTCCACGGCGGTCTGGGGCGTCTGCTGCCGGTCAAATACATGTGCTTGAGAAGTCAACAATtctcaacaaaaacacaacagtgtcctttGCAGCTCAACAATATGGTGGATTACATTAaggccattttgaattatttcctccactattctaaaaacaatcaagttttttgtccatttttcatAGTGGAAGCAGCATCATTACCCATGAGTCTCACCAACTCACAAACATCATGTTGTGGGAGTGTTCGATTCTTGTTTTGAGCTCTCTGCTGTAAATGGGCTTCATCCTATTTCAAATGGCTGCTGGTCGGCCATAAACTGAATCCAAAAACCCTTGTATCTTTTGTGAAAGGGCTTTTTATAGCCTAtgattgtaaaatgtgaagCAATCAAATGTTATGTATGCAACAACTAGGTGGGTTATCAAAAATGGATAAAATATGgttaaaattcattttcacCCATTTAACAATTGGATAGcctatttaaaatgtgttacaCAAGTGTTTAAGGGGAATCTTAACACAAGACTTAAGAATCCCCTTAAACTCCTCAGTGTACTCTCAATTCAGTATTTACAGCTTCAAATTCTAGAAAAAAAGATACATCTAtcgaatatatcaaatatctagtgcAGCCAAATTAGTAATACCACcacatctagatgatctatgtaTAAATTCAGGtatataaacaatataatagtatcatagtaataataaaggtTTCGCAAAGAAATGCAAAGCTGACTGTGTTTCTCTCCATAACAATGGTGGATGATGTCTTCATTGGACACTTCCgcattgaaaaagtaaaaaaaaaacaaagaaaaatgttccTTGTTTATAATCAAGGCggaaataattcaaattgaTGTTCTTAATGGTAGTATATTGTTttgttgagctatcaaggacattgttgtgtttttatgttgagaaaggTTTAACAATAATGCGGTGAGTGAGGAAAAGTGGACTTAGTTTGTATCAAAGCGGTCTAGCCGCTTCCACTACTAAAaattgacaaaaaacatgatgaacaaggagaaataaatcaaaatttattttaatttggtttctgtgtttttgtgtaaagaAAAATGGACAGTGACTGGCAAGGGACCTGGATGTGGACTGATGTGAACTGataaaataaacagatgaaatcaaggataaaatcttgtgattaaatgttgagcAATGTAGTGgctataattaaaaaaacaaaacaaatataaaataagaaataacatcacagcttctgtgctcccaagTCCTACAGATGTCCTACTGACAGTCCAATTAATTCAGTGTGATTATCTTTTCATGCTTGCAGTAAGTCTTTTTTCCTAAGtacagtgctgtctgtgtagTTAAAGCCTGATAAATGTTATTTCAATGTTAGAGGTCCATAGGGCTCCACTGTTCTCCAAAATCTTAGAAACACATAtatgagccacactgttgctcTGGGTGATATACTGGCCACTGTAGTTTTTTGAGTCAatttcacatacatacattatcaTTTCTTGATACTAATTTCTACAGATCTGCCTTACTCATTATTGTGCACAAATGTGCTGTATTTACTGAGGCCTCAAGAGCCCTTGTGGTGCCAGCACGCACACAGGCACCATTACTTCAGAATCTGAAATTCACATGTATTAAGGAACTGGTCCAGTATTACTGCTCGTTTCCCTAAAAAATCTAGGTGTGATTGTCACTTAAGGTCACAAAACTTTCTTCAGTAGGTTTGTGGAACACTACCATAGGCACCTAGTACTACTTTCCTCAAATCATTGTTTTCAAACCCgtgcaaaatttaaaaaaatgtattacaatAATTATTACAAGGGAGATTACTGATCCAATGGGAGGCTGTTCCATAGGTTAGGgccataaaaacagaaagcagacTCACCAGGTTTCCTATGGGACAATTTATAAACCTCCAGAAGAAAAGCAGTTGAAGATCTGAGTTTGTATTGTGACATAAAATGAAAGGCAGTCGCTGATATATAAAGGTGCTAGATTATGTAAGGCTTTGCATATAATTTAAAGGACTTCAAAATCAGCCAGAGGAGTAATGTGATCTCTTTTTTGTATTGGTCAAAATCCTGGCTGAAGCGTTCTGAATAGATTATAATTCTTGATCTCAATGAGAGATCAGTGAAAACAAGAGTTGCAATAATAGAAGCGCTTTTGGACAAAAGCATGTATCAGCATTTCAGCATCACTCTGAGTAATAAGTAGTCAATTTTGGCAATGTTCCTCAATCAAAATCGCTACTAACATCAGAGTCTAAAATCAATCCCAAATctgtaatgtgttttaatctACTTGGACAGGCTTGCAAACTCTGGCTCTTGTATCTGCCTTTCTGCCTTTGAACCTACAAGTAGAATCTTAATATCAGTGAGACTGGCAAAACACAGATATCAGTGATATTTGACATTAAAGCTCATAAGGGAGAGTCTTTATTATTCTCATGTCATTTAATACTTGAAATAGTTTTAAATAGTTTCAGTGTCACGGTTGGCCTAACAGCCAGACTGgatatcatccatccatccatccataccgCTAATCATTAAGTATCGCAGTGGGGGTTGGAGGAAATCCCAGCTTACATTGGGTGACAGGCAGGGGACACCCTGAATTGGTTGCCAGGTTGACACATatagacagacaaccattcacacacacctacgGGTCATTTATAGTCACAGACTAACCTAAGCTACTTTTAGACTGTGGAAAGAACCCACACAAGATGGGAGAACATTCAAaccccacacagaaaggccccagtcGGCTGACAGGTTTGAAACCAGAGGCAATTGTGCTAACCACTGGATCATCGTGCTGACCTGGAATTTATCTAATGTATCATTGTTCATTATTAATCTTGTAGCAGGTCAAACATGATTTGCTGATGAATAACAGTGAGTACAGGATAGGGCTAAGCACTATGTCCTTGGGTGAAAAAGTTACTGGCTGACCAACATCAACATAGGCTTTAGCCACTAGTGGGACaacaaaatctgaaaaatgacaGACCCTctattttaatagattttttttggcagtTCTGTCCAGTGTATTATAATATCATATAGTTAGTTACATGAAACTTGATacaactaatgcagtctaatagtACAACACAACTTTAGGTAATTTATTATGAAGATTATAATGTTCAGTATTTGTTGAAAAATATTTCTGAGATGTTGATTCAACTTTATGGACATTTTTGAGAGAGGTATTTCTGGTGCTGTTTAACTGTACTGCATTATACTCTGAGGTATTTTCAAATAACTATTCTACTTTATGTGCTATAAATCAAGCACTCAGTATAAGTTATCAGTATAACACGATAAAATccagcaatttttttttttaaaaagccaccAAAAGGACCATAAAGTTGAATGTTAACATTACTCAAAACAACATGATAACACCTTTGTAAAGTTAGGACTCAGAGCAtggctgttgtattagactgatTCACTCTATGTGTACTTAATGAACATGTTACAATTTTAAACAGGCTTTAGAATATTTAAATAACCAATGATGGCCATAATAATAGTTGTTTTCATgtctacagagacagacctagAGAGCGTATTGGAGGATCTGGGGTTGGATCACCACTACACAACGAAGCTATCCCTGAGCAGAATACTTGAAATTGACAAGAAGACCATTAATGAGGAACCTACTGAGTGTAATTCAGATGTTGCATGGTATTTTctaaagaaaatgatgatggtTAATGTGACAGCTAGGAATGTGAAATGTCCATCTGCATGTGAGTCAAACTGTGAGGATCTGTCAGTGAATACAGAGTTAAATCTCTCTAATCTAATCAACAGTGCCAATTCAGGTGACATGCTAAACCCCCTTGACATAGTCactgctctttttctgtgttctgATGGTTTTGTTCAGCAAGAAATGGCACTCAAAATGTCCATGTGTCAGTTTTCTGTGCCTCTGTTGCTTCCAAATTGTGACACAAAGCAGTGCACACTCATGCTTTGGGCCTTGAGAGACATTGTTAAAAAGTACAGACCTCAGTCACATTCAGAGTCCAAGGGGTTTATTGAAGACAGAATTGTTGTTTCTGAACTTCCAATGATATCTTTTGTGAGACTGGGTGAGTGCTCCTTGTCCAAGTCCAAGATCCTCAATGAGCTTCTGAGCAATTCCCAGCAGTACCATGATACTTTTGTTCACCGGAACATGGAGTGTGGTGACAGTCCAAGGAGAATATCCGATGGATTGGTTGAAATTACTTGGTACCTTCCTTGTGGGAACAAAAACATGGATATTTTCAGTGAGCCAGTAGCAGTAGCTAATCTTCGAGGGGGCATTGGTTCATTTGAaactcagttttcttttttgtgtcagACATCTGCAGCAGTTTTTGTGTTCTTTGACAATTTGGACTCTGAGTGCAAGCTGCTTACCAACCAACCACACAAGGCACAGATCTTCTTGGTGGGTAACCATCAAAGCAATCACTTCAGTATGGATGCTCTAAAAAAGGTAGCAACCGAGTTGGGCTTGACTAACAGCAACATCCTTTTGAAGACTAAGCAGAAAAATGATGCAGACTTTGTCAAAGCGTTGCGGAAAACAGTCAGCAATGTAGTTGAGAACTCAAAGATGAAGATGCAAATTGAGCGCATGGCTGACATTGCCCATGAATTAGGTATCTTGGTTGATGAAGACTGTCCAGAGTGCCAGACTGCCAAGAAACATGCAGATGCCATCACTGCAGAAATTCAGGACATCCTAAAATACAAAGAAGATGAGCTACCCTTGCAAGGCCAGATATGGAAGGAACTGACTTCCTTAGAGAAGGAAGAATTTCGGCTTCGAAAAGTTGGGTCTGAAAacatagaaatgtacaaaagtgatcttcaggtacagaaaacaaaacttcGGAAAAAACAGAACTCTTATGACATGTCAAATGCAATGACATGTTTCATCAATGCAATATCAAGCCCAGGGATAGAGAGGTGCTATTTCCTGAAATGGATGCGAATGAACCTCGATAATCTGTCTCGAGAAAAACTGTCTGGCCTCAGGGAGCagtacaaaaagaaaagcaaagattcTGAGAACAAAGAGGAGATCAAGGAGATTGACAGACAACTTTCCAACAGTTCACTGGGGACTGAACACTTCTTTCGTGAAATGGGTCAGATCTATGAAGCTTCAGTTTCTCTTCCAGAAACAGACCCATCACGACAACAATTACAGCATCTGCCCAAACTATGTGCAGGATTGTTGCTCGATGGCTTCCCGCTTGAGCTTGTAGATGGAGATGCTTCCAACATACCTCTCACATGGGTTAGTGACGTACTCTCTCAGCTCAATGACTTGGTGTCTCCCAAGAACAAGATACTGGTTGTTACAGTTCTTGGAGTTCAGAGCACAGGAAAGTCTACTCTCCTCAACACCATGTTTGGAGTGCAGTTTGCAGTCAGCAGTGGTCGATGCACTCGAGGGGCCTTTATGTTGCTCATCAGAGTCAATGAAAACGTCAAAAAAGTGCTCAACTGTGATTTCATGGTGATCATTGACACTGAGGGCTTGAAGTCACCAGAGCTAGCACAGCTGGACAACAGCCACGAGCACGACAATGAGCTTGCAACACTTGTTGTGGGGCTGAGTGATGTCACCATTATCAATATTGCAATGGAGAATTCAACAGAAATGAAGGACATCCTGCAAATAGTTGTGCACGCTTTTCTTAGGATGAAAGAGGTGGGAAAAAAGCCTAAATgccagtttgtccaccagaACGTGTCGGATGTTTCAGCCCACGAGAAGAACTTACGAGACAGGGAATTGCTCTTGCAACAATTAAACGAGATGACCCAGGCAGCAGCCaaaatggagaagaaagaggagaacaaGAGCTTCACTGATGTGATGGAGTACAGCCCAGACACTGGGAACTGCTACATACCTGGACTCTGGAATGGAAACCCACCAATGGCACCAGTCAATGCAGGGTACAGTGAGACTGTTTATGAGCTCAAGAAAAATGTAATCCAAATTTTGGGAAGTTGTGAGTCATCTGCTAATAATATCTTGGGGTTTAAAGAGTGGATGACAAGCCTGTGGAATGCAGTAAAGCATGAAAACTTTATCTTCAGCTTCAGGAACAGCCTAGTGGCTGATGCATACATGAGATTGTGCACAGAATTCAACAAATGGGAATGGGaattcaaaaaagaaatgtactCATGGGTTACAAAAGCTGAAACAAGAATTTCCAACTTTGGCACAGTTGCTGGAAAATCTGAGGCATCTGATACGAGAGAACTTTTCACtcatctgaaaagtgaagcttGCACAGTGCTGTCTGAATGGGAGACAAAGCTTCTTGATAACCTGAAGCAGTACTTCAAGCAAACAGAAGGACATGTCTATCTAGTTGAAGGATACAGGGAGGACTTTGCCAACAGTGCAAAGAGACTTCGACGAGAAATAGAGAATTCTGTGTTTAATCAACTCACAGCAGCAACTGACATCAGACAGGGAATGACAGAACTTGACAGAATCAAGGAAAACCACACAAAACAATTAGAAGACAGAGTTCGTGGAGTGATTGATCAATGTCGTAAGAAAAAAGTCAAGATGACAGACAAAGAGCTGGACAGAGAATTTGATAAGATGTGGACCAGAACAGTGAATGAACTGTCCTTTTCTAAACAGAAGGCCACAAATGTCATTGCAAAAGTGGCCTACTACCTGAGAGACAATCTGTCACATAAAGGGAGTCATGCTAGTCAATTGTTAAGcaaaaaagagctgaaagatTGTGGACTGGAGCCTTTCAAATATACAACTGAAGGGTTGAAGGAGTGGTTTAAACACAAAGTCAGCAAGCTCTTCAACATTGAAGATCACGTAATGGCCTTACAAAAACTAGCAGACAGCATCATAAATGCTTGCACACAGGTTGTGACTGAAAAagttgagagaaaaaacaactaCCATGACACTTACATCCAGGAGATCCTACACATGATTGACGAGAGGCTGCAAAACATTAAGGATGTTGAAATAGAGATCATGTTTGAAGTTTCTCTGAAACAGCACATCTGTGGAACTGCAGGCAAACAGTTTCAGAAAATGCATGAAGATTTCATACATGTGAACGATCCCTACAGATGTCTGattcaaaacaaagacaagttTCGTGCTGATTTCAAAGATGTGTTCAATGAGAGAGATCAGTGCCAGAAGAAGGCAGAAGAATTCACAAACTGCTGCTTGATGCCTGCAGTCGAATACTTTGTCAACCGTGCCTTGGGTCTTGATATCGTTGGTGAAATGCGCACAAGTCAGCATTTCAGCAACCGAATGGAGTGCCAGTATTCAATTTTACTGGATTTGCTTTCAAAGGATGACTTCAAAAACTATCACAGCTACATTTGCTCCTATGAGGTTTATGTGAAGAAATGGATACTCGACCAAATAGTGAAACACTTCTCAAGTGGGTCTGCAACGTTTGAGTTGGAGGATCAATGTCTCCTGTCAAGTATCAGTAGCATAAATGATGCCATCAACAAAGCTAAGAAGCAAAATAGTGTCAGTTTGAAGAAATTTGTTGAAGTTGTCTGTCGGGAACTCGGTGACAAACTGGTCATTTCCCAGGATGCTCTTGGTGCTTTCATGATCCTGAACAATGCCGACCAGGAACAGTTCGCTCACTGGCTCACTGAATGTGTGAAGGACATGGCTCAAGCTCTTAGAgtgaagtttaaaaaaacacacattgaaaTGAAACTAGAAAATCTTCATGTGAAGCCTCAGAACGAACTTTTCACCCAACTGATTGGATGTGGTAAACAGTGTCCATTCTGCAAAGCCCCTTGtgaggcaggaggagaagaacatACTGAGCACTTTACTTCACTGCATCGGCCAGATGGTCTGGGTGCATACAGGTGGAGTTGGACAAATAAACTTGCCATCGAAATatgctcttcctctgtggtcagTGACACACATTTTCAGTGCGATGCTACAGGCTTTACATCCCACCCTTACAAGCGTTACAGAGAAATCTTCCCAGACTGGAAAATTACTCCAGATCCAAGCCTTGAGGCATCAGACTACTGGAAATATGTACTGGCAAAGTTTAATGATAAGTTTGCCAAAGAATACAATGCAAAGCCTGCTGAAATTCCTGCAACATGGAAGGCTTTAAAATCTAAGCACGCAGAAGCAAGCCTCAAAAAGTCATTTAACATCAAGTGAGAGACTAAACGCTTTGTGGTTCAAGGGGTGCTCATCCTCCTCATACGCACTCATTTATTAATTGTCCTCACATGGATATTTTGATCTTACTTGTTATATGATATgacacaaaagaaacacacacatactcataaaTAGTAACATCCTCCATATAAGATGAAAAGTCAGATATTTACCATTATGGCTTACAATGGTCAAATATGAGAAAATCAGTGTAGTTCTTACCTTTACCTGAGATGCCATTTAACTTGTTTTAGAAAAACAACCTATTTTAACAATCTATGCAATTGCTTTCGGATACTTTGAATTGTTATACATGTTAAGAGGAAATGTTAGAAATATGTGACAGATGTCAGTCTGATTGCCATATTGCCACTGAAAAGATGCACATTTAATCAAGGCAACAATGCGagagaaattagttttttgctTTGATCAAATTGATATATGCAATCTttattggttgtttttgtgaaGTACCTGATGTTAAATATCCATGTTTTCCGTCAGTATGTGGTATTGCCATGGGAggacagaattaaaaaaaaaaatctgtatgatATAAattctttttacagttttcttttgattctgtgaagtgtctgtgtttttggttttggatcGCTCAGTCTGTATGTGGTTTTGTTGTGACAAAAATCTGTTTCAAAAATCGAAGACTGGAATGTGATTATTTACAAAGAATTCAgaatctctgtttttgtttctgttaagTATCTGATTTCATATcttaacatttttaaaggaattAAAAGATTCATCACTATGTGTATGTGG
The sequence above is a segment of the Pempheris klunzingeri isolate RE-2024b chromosome 23, fPemKlu1.hap1, whole genome shotgun sequence genome. Coding sequences within it:
- the LOC139222653 gene encoding interferon-induced very large GTPase 1-like, which encodes MENSDSEEFYDASDSFHEQWSEDEQDTTPTPQSDYVPPPGEVTVLSAGQKTVSLGFVPTDCSAEYTLQLDYSCATHTGTLILKDSRTLKVEGLTPGTGYTFSITRIAENGNRSKATSLSVCTEPSPPVQITVSHVSRESLSLCWDPPAGEVESYIVTWCSEGETEQKTMDENNVTLSNLRPGLCYTLQVSSQLRNGRISEPTVISARTKTDLESVLEDLGLDHHYTTKLSLSRILEIDKKTINEEPTECNSDVAWYFLKKMMMVNVTARNVKCPSACESNCEDLSVNTELNLSNLINSANSGDMLNPLDIVTALFLCSDGFVQQEMALKMSMCQFSVPLLLPNCDTKQCTLMLWALRDIVKKYRPQSHSESKGFIEDRIVVSELPMISFVRLGECSLSKSKILNELLSNSQQYHDTFVHRNMECGDSPRRISDGLVEITWYLPCGNKNMDIFSEPVAVANLRGGIGSFETQFSFLCQTSAAVFVFFDNLDSECKLLTNQPHKAQIFLVGNHQSNHFSMDALKKVATELGLTNSNILLKTKQKNDADFVKALRKTVSNVVENSKMKMQIERMADIAHELGILVDEDCPECQTAKKHADAITAEIQDILKYKEDELPLQGQIWKELTSLEKEEFRLRKVGSENIEMYKSDLQVQKTKLRKKQNSYDMSNAMTCFINAISSPGIERCYFLKWMRMNLDNLSREKLSGLREQYKKKSKDSENKEEIKEIDRQLSNSSLGTEHFFREMGQIYEASVSLPETDPSRQQLQHLPKLCAGLLLDGFPLELVDGDASNIPLTWVSDVLSQLNDLVSPKNKILVVTVLGVQSTGKSTLLNTMFGVQFAVSSGRCTRGAFMLLIRVNENVKKVLNCDFMVIIDTEGLKSPELAQLDNSHEHDNELATLVVGLSDVTIINIAMENSTEMKDILQIVVHAFLRMKEVGKKPKCQFVHQNVSDVSAHEKNLRDRELLLQQLNEMTQAAAKMEKKEENKSFTDVMEYSPDTGNCYIPGLWNGNPPMAPVNAGYSETVYELKKNVIQILGSCESSANNILGFKEWMTSLWNAVKHENFIFSFRNSLVADAYMRLCTEFNKWEWEFKKEMYSWVTKAETRISNFGTVAGKSEASDTRELFTHLKSEACTVLSEWETKLLDNLKQYFKQTEGHVYLVEGYREDFANSAKRLRREIENSVFNQLTAATDIRQGMTELDRIKENHTKQLEDRVRGVIDQCRKKKVKMTDKELDREFDKMWTRTVNELSFSKQKATNVIAKVAYYLRDNLSHKGSHASQLLSKKELKDCGLEPFKYTTEGLKEWFKHKVSKLFNIEDHVMALQKLADSIINACTQVVTEKVERKNNYHDTYIQEILHMIDERLQNIKDVEIEIMFEVSLKQHICGTAGKQFQKMHEDFIHVNDPYRCLIQNKDKFRADFKDVFNERDQCQKKAEEFTNCCLMPAVEYFVNRALGLDIVGEMRTSQHFSNRMECQYSILLDLLSKDDFKNYHSYICSYEVYVKKWILDQIVKHFSSGSATFELEDQCLLSSISSINDAINKAKKQNSVSLKKFVEVVCRELGDKLVISQDALGAFMILNNADQEQFAHWLTECVKDMAQALRVKFKKTHIEMKLENLHVKPQNELFTQLIGCGKQCPFCKAPCEAGGEEHTEHFTSLHRPDGLGAYRWSWTNKLAIEICSSSVVSDTHFQCDATGFTSHPYKRYREIFPDWKITPDPSLEASDYWKYVLAKFNDKFAKEYNAKPAEIPATWKALKSKHAEASLKKSFNIK